One stretch of Rhodothermia bacterium DNA includes these proteins:
- a CDS encoding CapA family protein gives MIQFTVGRVVWILVFVMILSGCAETTKPSSEEKKDSSDTRPIIPKNTEPITIAAAGDIMLGSTFPNETRMPPNDGANLLDPVAPLFQAADIAFANLEGPLIDKGVSSKCGNSGNCFAFKMPTRYGKHLKRAGLDVLSVANNHANDFGEAGRLSTRKTLEEVGIKHAGGDRQAFATTYLTTQGKKIAFLGFAHNNVAPNVNELDAARQLVLEADKKADLIVVSFHGGAEGSGNTRVPNRTELFYGEARGNLPLFAKTVIDAGADLVLGHGPHVLRGMEMYNDRLIAYSLGNFATYGWFQLAGATAETMVLEMKIDADGKFMAGKIHPYVLAGRGVLIKDKSNSAISTLRRLSKLDFPSTMPKIEADGTILPK, from the coding sequence ATGATACAGTTTACAGTTGGTCGGGTTGTTTGGATTTTGGTTTTTGTAATGATTTTATCAGGATGTGCAGAAACGACAAAACCCAGTTCCGAAGAAAAAAAAGACTCTTCGGATACGAGGCCGATCATTCCCAAGAATACTGAGCCTATTACCATCGCCGCTGCTGGCGACATCATGCTGGGTTCTACCTTTCCCAACGAAACCCGAATGCCACCAAACGACGGGGCAAATCTATTGGATCCGGTAGCCCCACTTTTTCAGGCAGCAGATATTGCTTTTGCAAACTTAGAAGGGCCTCTTATAGACAAAGGCGTTTCCAGTAAATGTGGAAATAGTGGTAATTGTTTTGCGTTTAAAATGCCCACCCGCTACGGAAAACATTTAAAACGTGCTGGATTAGACGTTTTAAGTGTTGCCAATAACCATGCAAATGATTTCGGTGAAGCGGGACGTTTGAGCACTCGAAAAACATTAGAGGAAGTAGGGATAAAACACGCTGGCGGTGACCGTCAGGCGTTTGCGACAACGTATCTTACGACCCAAGGAAAAAAAATCGCTTTTCTTGGCTTTGCTCACAACAATGTCGCACCCAATGTGAATGAATTGGATGCGGCACGGCAGTTGGTTTTGGAAGCCGATAAAAAAGCAGATTTGATCGTGGTTTCCTTTCATGGTGGTGCTGAAGGTTCCGGAAATACCCGCGTTCCAAATCGTACCGAACTCTTTTATGGCGAAGCAAGAGGAAACCTCCCACTCTTTGCTAAAACCGTAATTGATGCTGGAGCAGACTTGGTACTCGGCCACGGCCCGCATGTTTTACGTGGAATGGAAATGTATAATGACCGATTGATCGCCTACTCATTGGGCAATTTCGCAACCTATGGATGGTTTCAACTGGCTGGAGCAACGGCAGAAACCATGGTGCTGGAGATGAAAATAGATGCCGATGGAAAATTTATGGCCGGGAAAATCCACCCATATGTACTTGCTGGGCGTGGGGTGCTAATAAAAGACAAGTCCAATTCAGCAATCTCAACCTTACGTCGGTTGTCAAAATTAGACTTTCCTTCTACGATGCCTAAGATTGAGGCAGATGGAACCATTCTTCCCAAATAA